The Zalophus californianus isolate mZalCal1 chromosome X, mZalCal1.pri.v2, whole genome shotgun sequence genome window below encodes:
- the RTL4 gene encoding retrotransposon Gag-like protein 4 produces MEKYTDSPPTLQVEHSSLQTENLILQPQIQHLTEESPDPRGQVMPTLATPTMSVPYSLEHLSQFHHDPANLSRFLAQLATLKFPNPTDDVQVKFFFDYLSQQMESCGIISGPNQSTLLKQYENFVLEFQQSFGEPTKQEIDPLNKKDHSSSQKHASTFQLLAQNLSCNETNLSGNFQEGLADSIQDEVSGTDMMDNLPDLITQCIQLDKKQSDRPELLQSETQLPMLASMIHPQAFSSPTDLPPKEEPIQLRGSQPPLTPAKRALQQEAQLCLYCSQAGHFTRDCLAKRSRAPARINNPTHQ; encoded by the coding sequence ATGGAGAAGTACACAGACTCACCACCTACCTTGCAAGTAGAGCATTCCTCCCTTCAGACAGAGAATCTGATTCTGCAGCCACAAATACAGCATCTGACTGAAGAGAGTCCTGATCCGAGGGGCCAAGTCATGCCCACCCTGGCCACCCCAACGATGTCTGTACCCTACTCACTTGAACATCTCTCTCAGTTTCACCATGACCCTGCTAATCTCTCAAGATTTCTTGCACAGTTGGCAACTCTTAAGTTCCCCAATCCTACAGATGATGTCCAAGTCAAGTTCTTTTTTGACTACTTATCTCAGCAGATGGAAAGTTGTGGAATCATATCTGGGCCCAACCAGAGCACTCTGCTGAAACAATATGAGAACTTTGTCCTTGAGTTCCAGCAATCATTTGGAGAGCCTACAAAACAGGAAATAGACCCTCTGAACAAAAAGGACCACTCCTCCTCTCAGAAGCATGCTTCTACTTTCCAGCTCCTTGCTCAAAATCTGAGCTGTAATGAAACCAATCTGAGTGGCAACTTCCAAGAAGGACTAGCTGACTCCATCCAGGATGAAGTGAGTGGCACAGATATGATGGACAACCTTCCAGACCTGATCACTCAGTGTATTCAGTTGGACAAAAAACAAAGTGACAGGCCAGAGCTTCTTCAGTCAGAGACCCAGCTCCCAATGTTGGCTTCCATGATCCACCCTCAAGCCTTTTCCAGCCCCACAGATCTGCCACCCAAGGAAGAACCTATACAGTTGCGTGGAAGCCAGCCACCTCTCACCCCAGCCAAACGAGCCCTCCAGCAAGAAGCTCAGTTGTGCCTCTACTGCAGCCAGGCTGGTCACTTCACAAGAGATTGCCTTGCCAAACGTTCTCGGGCCCCAGCAAGGATAAATAACCCAACTCACCAGTAA